The sequence below is a genomic window from Dyadobacter chenwenxiniae.
TCGCCGGAAAGTTTACTTCCATTGATGACATCAGAAATCTGGTCATCACCTCGCCCGTAACAGGCAGCCCCATCCGCGTGGGTGACGTCGCCAACATTACCGACGGCCTTACGGACGCAGAAAGCATCAGCCGCTATAATGGGATCAACGGAATTGGATTATTTGTAAAAAAACAATCCGATGCGAATGCGGTTGAGATCAGCAAATCCATTCAGGCGAAGCTTTCGGAAATAGAGAAAACCAATGTAAAGGACAAAGTGAAATTTGCCATTGCTTACGACAGCAGCATTTTTACGCTGGAATCGGTTGAGGCTGTAACCCATGACTTGATCATTGCTGTGATCCTGGTGGCTGCGGTTATGCTTCTGTTCCTGCACAGTTTCAGGAATGCATTCATTGTCATGGTTTCCGTTCCGGCATCATTGATCGCAGCTTTCCTTTTCATGTATTTGATGGGTTACTCGCTGAACCTGATGACATTACTGGCCCTTTCACTGGTGATCGGGATTCTGGTCGATGACTCGATTGTAATTCTCGAGAACATTCAGCGACATCTGGAAATGGGCAAAAACCGCTGGGATGCAACCATTGAAGGGGTTACGGAAATTGGATTTGCAGCATTGGCGATCACATTGGTAATCGTTGTGGTTTTTGTTCCAATCACATTTGTGAACTCCGTTATTGCCGATTTGCTTCGTCAGTTCAGCTTAACAGTCGCGTTTGCGACAATGGTCAGCTTGCTGGTAAGTTTCACGCTGACGCCATGGATGACTTCCAAAATGGCACGGATCGAACATCTGGATCCGAAAAATCCGGTTCAGGCTTTCTTATTATGGTTTGAAAAAGGCCTTACCAAGATGACCAAGTGGTATCACGGCAGTTTGCAATGGGTTTTGGGTCATAAGCTGGCATTCTCAGGAATTCTGGTGGCGATATTCGGGATGACGGTTTGGGTAATGAGCTTAGGCATCATTGGTTCTGAATTCGTAGCCGAAGGTGATCAGGGCAAGTTCTTATTGACTATGAAATTGGACAAAAGTGCCTCATTGCAGCAAAATAACCTTACTTCCAGACAGATAGAAGATTATTTGAGAAAAAAACCTGAGGTGAAAACGATCTTTGCCAATGTAGGCGGGGCCAGTACAGGCTTGAACAGCTCGGGACAAGGTGAAACAAACCGGACGGAGCTAACCGTAGAATTGATCCCTGTTACGGAGCGCGCTAATGCGCAACCAACAGAGGATTACATGCTTGCAGTGCGAAAGGAATTGGAACAGAAGTTTGCAGGAGTGGAATTCAATTCAGCGGCCGTAGGGATGGTCAACTCAGGCACGTCTCCCATCGAAATTTTCCTAAGTGGGGATGATTTGGATAAAATCCTTGCATCCGCAAACGACCTTGCCAACAGATTGAGAAAAACACCGGGCGCAAATGACGTGAATGTGTCCGTTGAAGCCGGTAATCCCGAAGTGCGCGTGGAAATAGACCGTGAAAAAATGGCGAAGCTTGGCCTCGACATCCAGACAGTAGGCGCTACTATGCAGAATGCATTTGCCGGAAATGATGATTCAAAATATCGCGATGGCGGTGAAGATTATGAGATCCGCATCATGCTGGACGCATTCGATCGCAAGAACCCGGATGATGTTAAGAATATTAACTTTTACAGTCCGGCAGCCAAGCGTCCGGTCCGTCTGGCGGAGTTCGCAAACGTGAGTTTAAGTAACGGCCCGTCGATTGTGGAGCGGAAAAACCGTCGTTCATCCGTGACGGTAACCGCTAATACATTAGGAATTGGATCAGGAACATTGGTGAGCA
It includes:
- a CDS encoding efflux RND transporter permease subunit; protein product: MKFIQTILKRPSMIIVLFAVLILGGLVSYTQLNYMLLPEFSVPTITITTVYPGAAPTEVESEVSKKIEDAVSGLDNIKEVTSKSLESASLVIVEFKAGTDIDKALEDAQRDVNNMLSDLPDDAETPSLSKISPSDQPIMQLLATSSLPNEVFYQQVEDKYLPILTQIEGVAEITMTGGDQREIRVNVNNDKLNFYGLSLLQVTQAINQANLDFPTGKVKSTSENMTLRLAGKFTSIDDIRNLVITSPVTGSPIRVGDVANITDGLTDAESISRYNGINGIGLFVKKQSDANAVEISKSIQAKLSEIEKTNVKDKVKFAIAYDSSIFTLESVEAVTHDLIIAVILVAAVMLLFLHSFRNAFIVMVSVPASLIAAFLFMYLMGYSLNLMTLLALSLVIGILVDDSIVILENIQRHLEMGKNRWDATIEGVTEIGFAALAITLVIVVVFVPITFVNSVIADLLRQFSLTVAFATMVSLLVSFTLTPWMTSKMARIEHLDPKNPVQAFLLWFEKGLTKMTKWYHGSLQWVLGHKLAFSGILVAIFGMTVWVMSLGIIGSEFVAEGDQGKFLLTMKLDKSASLQQNNLTSRQIEDYLRKKPEVKTIFANVGGASTGLNSSGQGETNRTELTVELIPVTERANAQPTEDYMLAVRKELEQKFAGVEFNSAAVGMVNSGTSPIEIFLSGDDLDKILASANDLANRLRKTPGANDVNVSVEAGNPEVRVEIDREKMAKLGLDIQTVGATMQNAFAGNDDSKYRDGGEDYEIRIMLDAFDRKNPDDVKNINFYSPAAKRPVRLAEFANVSLSNGPSIVERKNRRSSVTVTANTLGIGSGTLVSNIQQGLVEKPLPSDVTLTWGGDAKNQSEGFGSLGLAMLAGLVLVYFIMVLLYDSFVYPLVVLFSIPVAVVGALLALALSSSNIGIFALLGMLMLIGLVVKNAILIVDFANQQKELGVPFRHAILIAGEERLRPILMTTIAMVIGMVPIATATGAGAEWKNSLAWVLIGGLTSSMLLTIYLVPMMYYLVDRAAEKWASFRFRSGTVTKSIVVEEA